Proteins encoded by one window of Ictidomys tridecemlineatus isolate mIctTri1 chromosome 7, mIctTri1.hap1, whole genome shotgun sequence:
- the LOC101970041 gene encoding epidermal retinol dehydrogenase 2 produces the protein MSSNLKAAGKFLVFLGKSLFSILEALIFGLIPRPRKNVAGEIVLITGSGSGLGRLLALQFARLGSVLVLWDINSEGNEETLQMAREAGAMRVHAYTCDCSRKEDVYRVANQVKKEVGDVSILINNAGIVTGKNFLNCPDELMEKSFDVNFKAHLWTYKAFLPAMIANDHGHLVCISSSAGLVGVNGLADYCASKFAAVGFAESMFVETFALKQKGIKTTIVCPFFIKTGMFEGCTTRCPLLLPILDPEYTVRKIVDAILQERLYLCIPKFLYLMLFLKSFLPAKTGLIIGEYLGILESMEGFTGQKKKV, from the exons ATGTCTTCCAACCTGAAAGCAGCAGGgaaatttcttgttttcttagGAAAATCACTGTTTAGTATTCTGGAGGCTCTGATCTTTGGCTTGATCCCAAGGCCACGGAAGAACGTCGCTGGTGAAATAGTCCTCATAACAGGCTCTGGGAGTGGACTTGGGAGGCTCTTAGCCTTGCAGTTTGCCCGCCTGGGATCTGTGCTTGTTCTCTGGGATATCAATTCAGAGGGGAATGAGGAGACACTCCAGATGGCTCGGGAAGCTGGAGCCATGAGGGTGCATGCCTATACCTGTGATTGTAGCCGAAAGGAAGACGTGTACAGAGTGGCCAATCAG GTTAAAAAAGAAGTTGGTGATGTTTCCATCCTAATCAATAACGCTGGAATCGTAACAGGCAAAAACTTCCTCAACTGCCCAGATGAGCTTATGGAAAAGTCATTTGATGTGAACTTCAAAGCACATTTATGG ACTTATAAAGCCTTTCTACCTGCTATGATTGCTAATGACCATGGACATTTAGTTTGCATTTCAAGTTCAGCTGGATTAGTTGGAGTAAATGGGCTGGCAG ATTATTGTGCGAGTAAATTTGCAGCCGTTGGTTTTGCAGAATCTATGTTTGTAGAAACATTTGCCCTAAAACAAAAGGGGATTAAGACTACCATTGTGTGCCCATTTTTTATAAAAACTGGAATGTTTGAAGGTTGTACGACTAG GTGTCCTCTTCTGTTGCCAATTCTGGATCCAGAATATACAGTCAGAAAAATAGTAGATGCTATTCTTCAGGAAAGGCTGTATTTGTGTATTCCAAAGTTTTTATACctcatgttgtttttaaaaag tttcttgcCCGCCAAGACAGGACTGATCATAGGTGAATACTTGGGTATCTTAGAGTCAATGGAAGGTTTCACTGGCCAAAAGAAGAAAGTCTAA